GGTCGCCATCGGGTTTGCGAACACCTTCTCCCACTCGCTGAACACCAGGTTCGAGGTGATGCCCAGAGACCTTCGCTCATAGCGTTCGGCTATCAGCGTGAACAGCACCTCCGACTCCTCAGCTCCCTGCGGCAGGTAGCCAAGGTCGTCGATCACCAGCAGGTCGAAGTTGTCCAGCTTTCTGAGCATCCTGGGTAGCTCCAGGTCTCTCTTGGCTGCCAGCATATCCCCGGCCTCCGCCGGGGCAGGCTCTGCACCAGCCTGTATGCCGGGATGAACAGCACCGAGCGACTGGACTCGACCAGTCTGTGTCCTATGGCACACATCGCGTGGGT
The nucleotide sequence above comes from Dehalococcoidia bacterium. Encoded proteins:
- a CDS encoding ATP-binding protein, giving the protein MLRKLDNFDLLVIDDLGYLPQGAEESEVLFTLIAERYERRSLGITSNLVFSEWEKVFANPMAT